TCAGCAAGATGATATTGCTGGAGGACCCGTTGTCTACTAGTATTTTTTTCACCAAACAGTTCGCTATGGTGAGAGAGACAACTAGAGCGTCATGGTGGGGAGCTAATATCTTCTCTTACTCCTTGGCTGTGAAGCTTATCTCGTCGGTACCTAGAAGTAGGCGTTTAGGTTTGAGCAGTCTCTTCTTCGCAGCTGCATGAATCACGCCACTTACGCCAGAGCCTCCTGAGATGACATGAATCACCCGGTCCTGGCGAGGTGGTGAGCTTGGTGCGTCTCCTTTGGATTTCCCCGATGCTTCTTTGCTAAAATGAGCCTTGGCTTTCTCTGAAAGGAATTCTCGGAGATGCCCCTTTTGGAGCCGTTTGTTGACCTCGATATTCAGGGCGACGCAGTCTTCAGTTTTGTGGCCATGATCACGATGGAAGTCGCACCAGAGTCCCGGGTTCCGGAACGAGCCAGGTGCTTTCATCTTTGGGGGCCACTTGACCTGTTGGCCTATCTGCCTCAGCGTTATGACCAGCTCTGGTGTGGATATTGAGAGATGGGAGATATCGGGCCAGGCAGACATAGACATGCCCTCTTCTTTTTCTAATGGTCGGTATTGGAACCTGCCCTGGTTCCTGCTTCCAGAGTCCTTGGATCCCTTTTGGGAGGATCTTTCTTCTCGGTCTCCCCGGTCTGATCGGGTGGACCTTTGATCCTGTTTGGGTTGAGCCTTGGCGCGGATAGCGACGTCCTCTTCCCACTTCACCTGTGCCCACGCTCGGGATAGCACATCCTCCATGGTTTTGCAAGGGTACATGGTTAGCTCTTTGTAGAGCCCTCCGTCTGGAAGTATGCCTTTCTTGAAGGCAGAGATTGCGGTAGGGATACTGCATTCAAGGACCGCTACTTTCTCTTGATTGAAACGGGCTATGTAGTCCAGCAGGGGTTCTGCTCGATGCTGGAGGATCTCGTAGAGACCGTCTGAAGTCTTCTCCAGGCTCCTGCTACTCGCGAATTGTTCTACGAACTTGTAGGGAGATTGATGTACCATTGCAAGGCGGGTCCAATTAGAGTGGAGCCAAACCCTTTACACGTGATAGCTTCACGGGAATCCTTGGGGAGCGCAACTCCTAGCATCCTCTGTTTATATTGTGCGATATGATCATCGGGGTCTCCAGTACCATCGTACATATTGATGCTGGGGAAGGAGAATTTCTGAGGCATCTCGACTGAGGCGATCTCCTCCGTGAAGGGAGTatctgtctacgagtcggggtTGCTCCTCCGGATTGGGGGAGATATTCCTGGTAGACGTTCCACCATGGATTGCATGGCGTCGAACCTCTTGGAAAACATCTGCTCCAGATGGGCGGTTATGGAAGACTTGGCTGCCGTCTTCTTGGGTTCTTCTTTCTTGGGTTCAGGTTTGGAATCACTTTCCTCGAGGTCATAGATCTGGTGATCCTCGATCCCTTCTAGTGTTGCCCCAGCCGCCCCGGATGCATGAGTCGCGTTAGTGGTGCCTTCTCCGGTGTTGGGAGTGCTCAGGCTTCCCATAGGTCGAACCCGAGTGTTGAAGCGACGCTTCTTGTTCCTCGCCGTGTTGGGAGCTTTGTTCTGGTCTCCGAGTGCAGCGTTCTCCGTCTGTAGTTGGTTGAGTTTCTCGGCGCTTAACTCAAGCTGTTTGGAGTGTTCACCAAGTTTTTCCTTCAGGCTCTGAACCTCGGAGGAAAGCTCTAGATTTTCGGTTGTTTCCCGAGCCTTGTCCAAGTCGGTTACTTGGCTTTGCAGTCCGTCGATATGTCGTTGAAGCTTGGCTTCTGTTAGGGTAGATTCTGATGGATTGTCTTGCTCATCCACCGCCATTGTCACGTATcttagattactcccctccttctagcaccAAACTGTTAAGGGATTTTTGAGTAggctctttgtgagtaccactGAACGATGGATAAGCTAGTAAACCGAGGGTgtttatatgtattttgtgaGGATTTAGAGATGATAATGAAGAAATAGGCTTGAAGAGACTTTTACTAGATAGAACGAACAAGATTACAAGGTAttgagtaagaaccctaattTTAGCCATCTAGTTCTATTCTCTAAGCCTTGGACAAGTCGATCCCTTGCTTGAGGGCTGTTTTCGCTCTTATATAGTCGTCTAGAAGTCGGTTtcattaggttaaactcttccatattcggaaatatggaaggtttcTCCTTGTCAGAAGTTTTCTATTTCTTGGAAGGAAGCAGGGTCCAGGGACCGAGCTTAAGATTCCCTCCGGCGGGGACCCGGGGTACCCGTTTATCAGGGATCCGGGGATCTGAGTCATGTCCAGAGGCTGGGGGAAATAATACCGGGATATTTTTTCCCAACAAACATagctttgaaaatttttaaatgcatcaaaaaccctatcttttgttttgatgagtgttaaccaggcgtatttggatttttcatcaatgaatgtgacataatacttataatcatccctagataaaCAAGGCGCAGTCCAAATATCagagtgaatcaaatcaaagcaattctcataattAGTGGATGATCTTTGAAACACTGTcctacaatgtttgcccaaaatacatgcctcacaatcattatttttaatcatgACATCTagtaacataatgcttaaagctctaacatgtggatgtccaagtctagcatgccataatgcatctttacttaaggaagaaacagaactaaaagagaaacaaaacttGAGATGGGACTAAGatcttcaagcatataaaggtctcctttggttgctccttgcccaatcaacttactgcttttaatatcctgaaacttaacatcatcagGACTAAAGATAACTTTGCATTGAAGATCAATGGTGCACCTTTTGACAGATAAAAGATTAAaagtaaactcaggcatgaaaaatacttttgaatccttatcaaacagtttaagtttaccaattcctctaataggaattctatctccattagcaatcataacatgttcatgagccggttctatgtctttaatcaggttattatcactaatcatatgatgcgatgcaccagaatcaatgatCAAAGGTTTATACATGTTTCTAGTAATTTCAGTCTTTGATGgttcattttgttttatcagGTTTCCTAGTAATCCTAACAtcttactagttatactaggCTCACTAGCAGTAGTGTAGGTGCTTTTAAAATGTCTAGTAACTTATAAGTATTACTAGGATTACTAGCAGCAGTGTAAGAGCTTTAAAAAAATGTCTAGTAATTTATCAGTATTACTAGGCAATGTATGAGCAGCGTATGAGTATCCAAGGGTGTTTCCGAGGgtgttaccagactccttaagagctttaaAGAAGGCTTCAAGGTCAGCTCTCTTGAACACTTCCTGATCCATACCCTTTCCAATCAGTTGATGAGGCGCCAAGGCTCTACCTTTACTTTCACCCACCTTAGCGCCTGAGCTAGCTCCGGATGAACGAGCACCGTTTGCTTCAGCAGAAAGATTAGCCTTTGCTTCCCTATCCCTGTTGACCCCGCATGGCCTGAGGTGAGGATGTAGGATCCAACACTCACTCTTCTTGTGCCCGGtcctcttgcaatgctcacagcttccctcatacttTTCATACTTCCTTCCTGAGCCTCTGTatgcagccttgtttgcttgcaaTCCTTCAGCTTGATAAGCCATAGTAATCTcacccttgcctccaaacaagccaAGAGATCCCTCTTCCTTCTGAAGTTGCGCGCATACTTCCTCCATGGATGGTAGGTTAGGTGATCTCAAGATGtgtttgatgacatccttgtagcaAGGATCCAATGTCatcaacaacccaaacacttgatcttgttctctTCTTTCCATAAGAGCTTCTTGATCAGTGGTGTTAGGTCGTAGACTTTCAAGTTCAGATCATAATGATCCAAACTTTCCCATGTGTTTGGTGAGCTCTCCTCcatcttgcttcatggagttgatgactctcttcagctcaaacacacggctgatgTTGGAGACGTTTCCAAACGTCTTTAAGAGGGTCTCCCACAAGTGTTTgggagtctcacagtagctgtaagctTCAAGGAGAGGGACATCAAGAGATCCTTGCAGCACGAagagcaccatcaagtcttcttgtACCCACTTCTTCGCTTCAGCTTTGGTGAGAGTCTTttcctcttcaccttcttcagtTTATTTGGCCACTGGCTTCGGACCATCATCACTGATGTGGctccacagccctagccttACAATGGTAGTCTTCACCAATCTAGACCACAAGAGGTAGTTTGAACCACCCTTCAACGCAACCGGGAAAGTAACTAGCTTGCTGAAGTTGTTTCcttccatcttctcttgctTGAACCAGAAATGACCAGAAAGCTTCAAACATGCAACTCAGCTGAAGAACACACAGTACCAGACTTCAAGAACACACGAACTCAAAGCACAGCACCACATGACTCAACTTTATCACACAGCTACACGGAACcctcaagaacacaagaacaagaACACAAGGACACAAGAGCTAGAGAAAGGAAGAAATGGAACGAGgtttctcaataccaaagccaacctggctctggtacgatatgattttagagaatatagTAGGTATTGAGATATTAAAGGTAGATTAAAGAAGGTTAATGGGAGATATGTAGAGAGATTAGGTAGTAATCATGTTTAagagtatttaagaatcatcatgaacaagagagagagtctaGAGGGATAATCCCATActtcttaattattaatctgatcagagtttacaatatatatgaggagGCAACACTAGGATGAGGGTTTTATAAAGTGGCACTATTACAAGAgataaggtttgctttaattcaaatcaTACAATGAGATTCTTCCCTGTGCATAAAGCTCCTTTTGCTTTATCCAGCTCTTCTCCAGCCTGTCACACGCACCTCCTTTTTCCTTGCAACGGACTGATGCCTTAGCTAAGGGAATAgggattctcttcttcttccaaagttacccgggtaactagtataactagtatactAGTATTACTAGGGTAACTTTGGTTTACCCTTTGTAAGTTACTCGGATAACTAGTATTACTACGGCCTCttctgttaggggatttttgtgtaggctctttgtGCGTACCACGGAACGATGGACAAGTTGATTTGTTGGGTAGATTTAAGAGTGTTTCATGAGGATTTAGAGAGATTGAAGAAAATATAGACTTGAAGAGATCTTTATTACATAGAACAAGCAAGGATTACAAGTATATTCGTATGAACCCAAACCTAGCCGCCTAAGTATAATCTCCAAGTTCCAAGGTTTTCATCTCCTGCTTCAGGGCTGTTGTAGCTCTTATATAGTCGTTCGAAAGTCGGTTtcattaggttaaactcttccatattcggaaatatggaaggttctccttgtcggaagttttccatttcctGGAAGGGAGCAGGGTCCATGGATCGAGCCTAGGGTTCCCTCTGGGGGGACCCGGGGAAGCCGTTTACTAGGGATCCGGGGATCTGAGTCCTGCATGGAGGCTAGGAGAAATATACCGggatatttttccccaacagtttgccccttatttctcGACTTTGTCATCGAAATCTAGGAATAAcatgtgcactcaagtcaaccggggtTACTTATTCTCAGCAGGCTCCCTTTAGGCATGACCTTGTTCCGCTAGTCATGTTAGCCTAGGTTCCACTCAAGTCGGAACTCATTCTGAACCCAGGTAAGGACCGCTTCCTTCGTGGCAGTTGATGTCTAATAGTAGTTTCTTCTGCCTTTCTGGAAATGGTGACACCGGAGCAGATTTTCACTTCGGGGGTCCGTTAGATCGTGGAGGAGAGCGAAAGTGTGGCATCTTTACTTCTTTCAGTCCTGTCGCAAGGAATTCTTCTGAAGATTTGGAAATATCCGACTTCGTTTTTCCAGGCTCCAAGAAAGGAAAGAGCTAGGCGTATATTTAGGATTTCTGATGCGTGGAGCTTTATTCATCATCAGCTTGAGAAGATGAACTCCGATCTTTCTCCTTCGTTCGTGGGTGGTCGCGTAAGGCCTTGCCGTCTGTTTGCTGATCCATTCTCATCGCCTATTGTTTCCTTTGGAACGGCTTCCGAAACAGGTAGTGAGGCGATCCCAATGGCGCCTTTGAAGCAACGCGAACGCTTTACTATTGACGATGGCCCGCGCTCTGAGATTTGTGAGGGAGACTTGAAGGCGATACAGAAGAAGTATGGGATCCATTCCTCGGTGCATATGAGGAGTCCTTCCGAGTTCGAACGCGCGCCTGATGGAGGACCGGGAGAGATTGCTAACTATGAGGCGTATTTAGTGGCAGGCTTCCGGGGGATTGTTCCTTCGCTGGTGGCTGAGGTATCTTCGTTTTTCGGTTTCTGCCCTTCTCAGCTTACTCCCTTGTCCTGGAAGATTTTGATGTCAATCCAGGTACTCGGGGAGCTTCATGGTCCTGAGACCGGGATTCACGAGGTGCTATATTCCTATCGCTTTGCCCCTTGGAGGATAGTGCCTGGGTTTTACCACCTTCAACCTCGTGATGGTGCTCCTGTAGTTGAGGAACCTCGGAGAGGTATTCAGAGTCATTCTTCTTTCAAGAATAATTGGAGTGGTCGATACATGTTTATGAAGATCCAGGAACTCTTCCATTACCCTACTTTCTGTCGTACAGTTGGTGAGTCTCGCTTCCTGCACCTTTTCCCTTTGTAGTTGATCTGTTGATAGTCGGTTTTGTTCTCAGATGTATCTCGTCCGGTATCTTTTCTTGGGGAAGTGATGGCAAAGAAGATGTTGATGAATCTCGGCGCTTTCGTGGGGTGCACTTTTTGATGAGCAAGGAGGTCCTGCGCCATAGTCGTCTCTGGGGTAAACGTTTACTCTTTAATCCCTGTtcgggtcaaaaacggttacgacgaagttaacgtccaaatctccgcagaatacaagtatgtctttccGCAACAAATCGTGCTCGGTCAAGAGAAACGTCACAACGTATGTTCTCGAGATAAAGCTTTGTTTGAATTCTATTTGGATCAAACATAAGCCGTCGGAAACATATTAAACCAGCTACGGATAAGTTCGAGTATGATGATCGGAACAcggacaaaccaagctcggtcattacgcaactaccgcacatgcacactatacggtcactacgtagcgaccgaactcgagccaagcttggtcgctatgtagcgaccgagcgtccgtcccgctcagTCGTTACGTAGccaccgagctcgagccaagcttggtcgctatgtagcgaccgaacgttgttggggtcaaaaacggtcatgACGGAATTAACACCCGAAAACCCTCGgaaatcgtatttccgaaaagatagtaaaagaaaaatatgatttcgtaaaaattaaccaatacgaagtttttacgaagaagtatccttaaAGGCTCAAAGtggacaaaccaagctcggttaTTGagcaactaccgcacatgcacgctttctggtcgctacgtagcaaccgagctcgagccaaagctgggtcgctacgtagcgaccgggctcaaGCCAAacctcgttcgctacgtagcgaccgagctcttccgaaacgtcgatacgacaccagtccatgcattctcgtcaaaccttcgatgctatctcccgaagaccgtagcaaactcGGTTCATGTTTTCCGCTGTTCTAAATCAACGAACAAAGTTTGCGGATTAAAACcacggaaagtttgttctttaacGAAAGAAGTCTcagtaaacgcttcgagtcggaagacggcccaaagggacctaaaacaagACTCGAGGCCC
This genomic interval from Brassica napus cultivar Da-Ae chromosome A6, Da-Ae, whole genome shotgun sequence contains the following:
- the LOC106373026 gene encoding uncharacterized protein LOC106373026, whose protein sequence is MVHQSPYKFVEQFASSRSLEKTSDGLYEILQHRAEPLLDYIARFNQEKVAVLECSIPTAISAFKKGILPDGGLYKELTMYPCKTMEDVLSRAWAQVKWEEDVAIRAKAQPKQDQRSTRSDRGDREERSSQKGSKDSGSRNQGRFQYRPLEKEEGMSMSAWPDISHLSISTPELVITLRQIGQQVKWPPKMKAPGSFRNPGLWCDFHRDHGHKTEDCVALNIEVNKRLQKGHLREFLSEKAKAHFSKEASGKSKGDAPSSPPRQDRVIHVISGGSGVSGVIHAAAKKRLLKPKRLLLGTDEISFTAKE